In Acidimicrobiia bacterium, one genomic interval encodes:
- the purM gene encoding phosphoribosylformylglycinamidine cyclo-ligase, protein MATYSQAGVDLEAADQLVAAIGPAVTATWHGGIVGGFGGFAAGLTLPAGYRNPVLMMSTDGVGTKVDVARRAGMLDGLGFDLVAMCVDDLAAAGARPIAMMDYIAVGHLDVAAVAAIVRSVAAACESVGVALVGGETAEHPGVMEEDALDIAGTALGIVELGAEIDGSRIVAGDVLVGIDSPNFRSNGFSLLRSALAGLELTSELPGTGRSVASVLLEPSVVYAPVVLDVIGAVDAHGLAHVTGGGIAGNLERVLPSSVDASVDTASWQRPEAFDVVARLGGIDHSEMFRTFNMGIGFIAVVPAAEAATAIDVISAAGRRAWQIGEIREGTGRAVLG, encoded by the coding sequence ATGGCCACGTACAGCCAAGCAGGCGTCGACCTCGAGGCAGCCGACCAGCTCGTCGCAGCCATCGGCCCTGCCGTCACCGCCACCTGGCACGGCGGCATCGTCGGCGGCTTCGGGGGCTTTGCCGCCGGGCTCACGTTGCCTGCCGGGTATCGCAACCCGGTCCTGATGATGTCCACGGACGGCGTCGGGACGAAGGTGGACGTCGCTCGCCGGGCCGGAATGCTCGACGGTCTCGGGTTCGATCTCGTGGCGATGTGCGTCGACGACCTGGCGGCGGCAGGCGCCAGACCCATCGCGATGATGGACTACATCGCGGTCGGGCACCTCGATGTGGCGGCCGTGGCCGCCATCGTCCGCTCGGTGGCGGCGGCATGCGAGTCGGTGGGCGTGGCCCTGGTCGGAGGTGAGACTGCCGAGCATCCGGGCGTGATGGAAGAAGACGCTCTCGACATCGCAGGCACCGCCCTCGGCATCGTCGAGCTCGGAGCGGAGATCGACGGCTCGCGCATCGTCGCCGGCGACGTCCTCGTCGGGATCGACAGCCCGAACTTTCGCTCCAACGGATTCTCGCTGTTGCGGAGCGCCCTCGCCGGGCTCGAGCTCACATCAGAGCTGCCGGGCACCGGAAGGTCGGTGGCGTCCGTGCTCCTCGAGCCGTCCGTGGTCTACGCGCCGGTGGTACTCGACGTCATCGGTGCCGTCGACGCGCACGGCCTCGCCCACGTCACCGGCGGCGGGATCGCCGGGAACCTCGAGCGGGTACTCCCGTCGTCCGTCGACGCTTCGGTCGATACGGCGTCCTGGCAGCGCCCCGAGGCATTCGACGTCGTCGCCCGCCTCGGCGGCATCGACCACTCCGAGATGTTCAGGACGTTCAACATGGGGATCGGCTTCATCGCCGTGGTGCCGGCGGCCGAAGCCGCGACGGCCATCGACGTGATCAGTGCTGCCGGGCGGCGGGCGTGGCAGATCGGCGAGATCCGGGAAGGCACCGGGCGCGCCGTCCTCGGCTGA
- a CDS encoding aminotransferase class III-fold pyridoxal phosphate-dependent enzyme, with protein MSDLVKRHKDVIAPVIAFDTEIEVVGSDGSFVEGADGKRYLDFTCGIAVSNLGHQHPHVKAAILRQLDQIWHSGAVFRYESIVTAAERLRQVTPRGIDAFFFMNSGAEAVEASVKLARKTSRRQGVIVFRGGFHGRTMGSVSYTTSKAKYREGYHPLVGSVFVTPFPHPFRWGVSQQEAAERCLFELNEMLKREITPTEVACFLVEPLQGEGGYYPAGRELLVELRRMADEHGILLIHDEVQTGFGRTGDWFTSQVYEVTPDILVMGKAIANGLPLSAVGASKELLNKWSPGSHGTTYGGNPIACASAAATIEALADVVPQVPKLSDHALDRWTELTAAHRTIGDVRGLGLMIGVELVGEDGEPAPDAYTFVSRFARDEGMCILSCGPDGNIIRFIPPLNVSIEELDMGIDILARALAAYEAR; from the coding sequence ATGTCGGATCTCGTAAAGCGCCACAAGGACGTCATCGCACCGGTCATCGCCTTCGACACCGAGATCGAAGTCGTCGGGAGCGACGGCAGCTTCGTCGAGGGCGCAGACGGGAAGCGCTACCTCGACTTCACGTGCGGCATCGCGGTGTCGAACCTCGGCCACCAGCATCCCCACGTGAAGGCGGCGATCCTCCGCCAGCTCGACCAGATCTGGCACTCCGGCGCCGTATTCCGGTACGAGTCGATCGTCACGGCCGCCGAGCGACTCCGCCAGGTGACCCCCCGGGGGATCGACGCCTTCTTCTTCATGAACTCAGGGGCCGAGGCCGTCGAGGCGTCCGTGAAGCTCGCTCGCAAGACGAGCCGGCGCCAGGGCGTGATCGTGTTCCGGGGCGGCTTCCACGGCAGGACGATGGGCTCGGTCTCGTACACGACCTCGAAGGCGAAGTACCGGGAGGGCTACCACCCCCTCGTGGGAAGCGTGTTCGTCACGCCATTTCCTCACCCGTTCCGGTGGGGCGTGTCCCAGCAGGAGGCTGCCGAGCGGTGCCTGTTCGAGCTGAACGAGATGCTGAAACGCGAGATCACGCCGACCGAGGTCGCTTGTTTCCTCGTCGAGCCACTGCAAGGCGAGGGCGGGTACTACCCGGCGGGGCGCGAGCTGCTCGTCGAGCTGCGCAGGATGGCGGACGAGCACGGCATCCTCCTCATCCACGACGAGGTGCAGACCGGTTTCGGGCGCACAGGCGATTGGTTCACCAGCCAGGTGTACGAGGTCACGCCCGACATCCTCGTGATGGGCAAGGCGATCGCCAACGGTCTCCCTCTGTCCGCCGTCGGCGCGTCGAAGGAGCTGCTCAACAAATGGTCGCCCGGGTCCCACGGAACGACGTATGGCGGCAACCCGATCGCATGCGCATCCGCCGCGGCGACCATCGAAGCGCTCGCCGACGTCGTGCCGCAGGTGCCGAAGCTGTCCGACCACGCCCTCGATCGCTGGACCGAGCTGACGGCCGCCCACCGCACGATCGGCGACGTGCGGGGCCTCGGGCTGATGATCGGCGTAGAGCTCGTCGGCGAGGACGGTGAGCCGGCCCCTGATGCGTACACATTCGTGTCCAGGTTCGCCAGGGACGAGGGGATGTGCATCCTGAGTTGCGGCCCCGACGGCAACATCATCAGGTTCATCCCGCCCCTCAACGTCTCGATCGAGGAGCTCGACATGGGGATCGACATCCTCGCCAGGGCACTGGCTGCATACGAGGCGAGGTGA
- a CDS encoding DUF3052 domain-containing protein, whose amino-acid sequence MTAGYSGTPLARKLGIATGMTVAVLGDPGHFADVVAPLPAGVTLRRDLRARTDLVVCFTKSSADLRSRLGALGRAIFPDGTLWVAWPKRASGVPTNVTEDVVRQVVLPAGMVDVKVAAIDDVWSGLKVVYRKEHR is encoded by the coding sequence ATGACCGCGGGCTACTCGGGGACGCCCCTCGCCAGAAAGCTCGGCATTGCGACGGGGATGACCGTCGCCGTGCTCGGCGACCCCGGTCACTTCGCCGACGTCGTCGCCCCGCTCCCGGCCGGCGTGACGTTGCGCCGCGATCTCAGAGCCCGTACCGACCTCGTCGTGTGCTTCACGAAGAGCTCGGCCGACCTGCGATCGCGCCTCGGTGCTCTCGGACGCGCCATCTTCCCCGACGGGACCCTGTGGGTCGCATGGCCGAAACGGGCGTCCGGTGTGCCGACGAACGTCACCGAAGACGTCGTACGCCAAGTCGTGCTGCCCGCCGGGATGGTCGACGTCAAGGTGGCGGCGATCGACGACGTCTGGTCCGGTCTCAAGGTCGTATACCGCAAGGAGCACCGCTGA
- the purF gene encoding amidophosphoribosyltransferase, whose translation MANLLSERPGEACGVFGILLPGADAARLTYFGLFALQHRGQESAGIAVSDGETITVYKDLGLVAQVFDERTLAGLSGDLAIGHTRYSTTGSSVWANSQPVYRQLGRNGIALAHNGNLTNTSQLGDELGPVAGTTDSELMTEVIASEMQGDVGLADAMERALARFEGAYTLAVMDRTTLVGVRDPLGFRPLCLGRLGDGWVVASETAALDIIGAKFVREVEPGEMVVFDGVELTSRRPFAEARPRLCLFEFVYFARPDSVLHAQTVHAARRRMGEALAAQAPAEADIVVPVPESGIPAAQGYAAASGVPYRDGLVKNRYVGRTFIEPAQSMRDRDVQMKLNAMRGELEGRRVVLVDDSIVRGSTTRQLVQIVRDAGAHEVHLRISSPPYRWPCFYGMDTGDRSTLLAADRDVSDIAAYLAVDSLAYLDLERLIAATGAPADSFCTACLSGDYPTPLPVTTDKYQLERS comes from the coding sequence TTGGCCAACCTCCTCTCTGAACGACCGGGCGAAGCGTGCGGCGTCTTCGGGATCCTCCTCCCGGGAGCCGACGCGGCCCGCCTCACGTACTTCGGCCTGTTCGCGCTGCAGCATCGCGGGCAAGAGAGCGCAGGCATCGCCGTGTCGGACGGTGAGACGATCACCGTGTACAAGGACCTCGGCCTCGTCGCCCAGGTCTTCGACGAAAGGACGCTGGCCGGACTCAGTGGCGACCTCGCCATCGGGCACACCCGGTACTCGACGACCGGCTCATCGGTGTGGGCGAACTCGCAACCCGTCTACCGCCAGCTCGGACGGAACGGGATCGCGCTCGCCCACAACGGCAACCTGACGAACACGTCACAGCTGGGCGACGAGCTCGGACCCGTCGCAGGGACGACGGACTCGGAGCTGATGACCGAGGTCATCGCCTCCGAGATGCAGGGCGACGTCGGGCTCGCCGACGCCATGGAGCGGGCGCTGGCGCGCTTCGAGGGTGCCTACACACTGGCCGTGATGGACCGCACGACGCTGGTCGGGGTTCGCGACCCACTCGGCTTCCGGCCGCTCTGTCTGGGGAGGCTCGGCGACGGTTGGGTGGTGGCATCGGAGACGGCGGCGCTCGACATCATCGGCGCAAAGTTCGTTCGCGAGGTCGAACCGGGCGAGATGGTCGTCTTCGACGGCGTCGAGCTGACATCGCGGCGCCCCTTCGCGGAGGCGAGGCCGAGGCTGTGCCTGTTCGAGTTCGTCTACTTCGCCAGGCCCGACTCCGTCCTCCACGCCCAGACGGTGCACGCTGCTCGCAGGAGGATGGGCGAGGCCCTCGCCGCCCAGGCGCCTGCCGAGGCGGACATCGTCGTCCCCGTGCCGGAGTCCGGGATCCCCGCAGCCCAGGGATACGCGGCCGCATCGGGCGTCCCGTACCGGGACGGCCTGGTCAAGAACCGATACGTCGGGAGGACCTTCATCGAGCCCGCCCAGTCGATGCGCGATCGCGACGTGCAGATGAAGCTGAACGCGATGCGCGGCGAGCTCGAAGGACGCAGGGTGGTCCTGGTCGACGACTCGATCGTGCGCGGCTCGACGACCAGGCAGCTCGTGCAGATCGTGCGGGACGCCGGCGCCCACGAAGTGCACTTGCGGATCTCGTCCCCGCCGTACCGGTGGCCGTGCTTCTACGGCATGGACACGGGCGACCGCTCGACGCTGCTCGCCGCAGACCGTGACGTCTCCGACATCGCCGCCTACCTCGCCGTCGACTCGCTGGCGTATCTCGACCTGGAGCGGCTCATCGCAGCGACGGGAGCACCTGCGGACTCGTTCTGCACCGCCTGCCTGTCCGGCGACTACCCGACGCCGCTGCCGGTGACGACGGACAAGTACCAACTGGAGCGATCGTGA
- a CDS encoding amidohydrolase family protein — translation MTPTRTIIRGGIVVTMDPTKGTLATGDVLVEGERIAAVEPSLGEVDAFEIDATDRVVLPGFVDTHRHTWQSLIRHVSTDWTLPQYFTGVRGVLGRRYTPEDMYAANLVGALEALDSGITTLVDWSHNNNTPEHADAAIQALRDTGMRAVFAYGNSNDEWIPVSDVPHSRDVLRIRDEHFPSAGGLVTLAMSLRGPQFTTPEVTRHDFDLAREAGTPITVHVGDGLWGLNKPLEQLEAMGLLGEDVTYVHCNTIGDAEFDLIARSGGCISVAPELEMHMGHGELAALRAVARSIPVSLSIDVCTSVGGDMFSAMRAVLAGSRYLVNLEAIDAGTVVETLPLLAPDVLGFATRGGARAAWLDDEVGTLTPGKQADMAMVRLDSWPMVPLNYPLGAVVESGNPRLVDTVLVAGKVRKQDGELVDHDLGRVRRLAEAARDRILEAAGVTEPGAWQPKPYTGDPAELAG, via the coding sequence ATGACGCCAACCAGGACCATCATCCGCGGGGGCATCGTCGTGACGATGGATCCCACCAAGGGGACTCTGGCGACCGGCGACGTTCTCGTCGAGGGCGAGAGGATCGCAGCCGTCGAGCCCTCCCTCGGCGAGGTCGACGCCTTCGAGATCGACGCGACAGACAGGGTCGTGTTGCCCGGATTCGTCGACACCCACCGCCACACGTGGCAGTCGCTCATCCGGCACGTGTCGACCGACTGGACCCTTCCGCAGTACTTCACAGGGGTGCGCGGTGTGCTCGGGCGCCGCTACACGCCCGAGGACATGTACGCCGCCAACCTCGTGGGGGCGCTCGAGGCGCTCGACTCCGGGATCACGACGCTCGTCGACTGGTCCCACAACAACAACACGCCCGAGCATGCCGATGCCGCCATCCAGGCGCTGCGAGACACGGGAATGCGTGCCGTGTTCGCGTACGGCAACTCGAACGACGAGTGGATCCCGGTGAGCGACGTTCCCCACTCTCGGGACGTCCTGAGGATCCGGGACGAGCACTTCCCGTCGGCGGGCGGGCTGGTGACGCTGGCGATGTCGCTTCGCGGACCGCAGTTCACGACCCCCGAGGTGACGCGACACGACTTCGACCTGGCGCGGGAAGCGGGCACGCCGATCACCGTGCACGTGGGGGACGGACTCTGGGGGCTGAACAAGCCGCTCGAGCAGCTCGAGGCCATGGGTCTCCTCGGCGAAGACGTGACATACGTCCACTGCAACACGATCGGTGACGCCGAGTTCGACCTCATCGCCCGGTCCGGGGGGTGCATCTCCGTTGCTCCCGAGCTCGAGATGCACATGGGTCACGGCGAGCTGGCCGCGCTGCGTGCCGTCGCCCGCTCGATCCCGGTATCCCTCTCGATCGACGTGTGCACCTCGGTCGGCGGCGACATGTTCTCTGCCATGCGCGCCGTGCTCGCAGGGAGCCGCTACCTGGTGAACCTGGAGGCCATCGATGCGGGGACGGTCGTCGAAACGCTCCCGCTGCTCGCCCCCGACGTGCTCGGGTTCGCGACGAGGGGGGGCGCCAGAGCTGCATGGCTGGACGACGAGGTCGGGACGCTCACGCCGGGTAAGCAGGCCGACATGGCGATGGTGCGGCTCGACTCGTGGCCGATGGTGCCGCTCAACTACCCGCTCGGAGCCGTCGTCGAATCGGGGAATCCCCGCCTTGTCGACACCGTCCTCGTCGCTGGGAAGGTCCGCAAGCAAGACGGCGAGCTCGTCGACCACGACCTGGGCCGCGTGCGCAGGCTCGCCGAGGCAGCCCGCGACAGGATCCTCGAGGCGGCAGGAGTGACCGAGCCGGGGGCATGGCAACCGAAGCCGTACACCGGAGACCCGGCGGAGCTGGCCGGCTGA
- a CDS encoding rhomboid family intramembrane serine protease, whose protein sequence is MEDTGTSVCYRHPDRATRLACSNCGRPICADCSRDSAVGQKCPECSKPEGRHRVVTARQAFGGPSFQTTPVTFTVIGISVVVFLLNASMSPPELNRFRVDWGLIGLAVEQGEWWRVVTAAFLHGGITHLLFNMYGVYLLGPRLERETGSLGFALLYLACAVGGSYVSFRFGDPRALSVGASGALFGIFGAWLFVAFRLRNTAGGRALLNQFLVLLAINAALPLIIEGIDWRAHLGGLATGMLVAAAWSRFAAGRPDARRNRALIAAVVLAAGMLLVLLV, encoded by the coding sequence ATGGAGGACACCGGAACGAGCGTCTGCTACCGGCACCCGGACAGGGCGACCAGGCTGGCGTGCTCGAACTGCGGCCGCCCGATCTGTGCGGATTGCTCGCGGGACTCGGCCGTCGGCCAGAAGTGCCCGGAGTGCTCGAAACCCGAGGGCAGGCACAGGGTCGTCACCGCCAGGCAGGCGTTCGGCGGCCCGAGCTTCCAGACCACGCCCGTCACCTTCACGGTCATCGGCATCAGTGTCGTCGTGTTCCTCCTCAACGCCTCGATGAGCCCTCCGGAGCTGAACCGCTTCAGGGTCGATTGGGGTCTGATCGGGCTTGCGGTCGAGCAGGGCGAGTGGTGGCGAGTGGTGACCGCGGCCTTCCTCCACGGAGGGATCACCCATCTCCTCTTCAACATGTATGGGGTCTACCTGCTCGGCCCGAGGCTCGAGCGTGAGACCGGCTCGCTCGGGTTCGCCCTCTTGTATCTCGCCTGCGCCGTGGGGGGCAGCTACGTGTCGTTCCGATTCGGCGATCCGCGGGCTCTGTCGGTGGGCGCCTCGGGCGCCTTGTTCGGCATCTTCGGCGCCTGGCTCTTCGTCGCCTTCCGCCTGAGGAACACGGCCGGCGGACGGGCGCTCCTCAATCAGTTCCTCGTCCTGCTGGCGATCAACGCGGCACTGCCGCTGATCATCGAAGGCATCGACTGGCGCGCCCACCTCGGCGGCCTGGCCACCGGGATGCTCGTGGCGGCTGCTTGGTCCAGGTTCGCGGCAGGCAGGCCGGACGCCCGACGCAACCGGGCGCTCATCGCAGCCGTCGTGCTGGCAGCCGGCATGCTGCTGGTGCTCCTCGTCTGA
- a CDS encoding crotonase/enoyl-CoA hydratase family protein: protein MPDTTVLTVERRGPVAVVWLDRPEARNAMAHELWDELPVVAAALGSDEQVRAVVIAAKGEAFTVGLDLKAFAPDLAPGDQSVVARRRTLHLVKAMQHTFSSIADLPQPVIAAVHGFCLGAGIDLITACDIRLAAQDAVFSVRETRIGMVADVGTLQRLPLIVEPGRVAELVYTGRDFTAAEALAIGLVGVVHDDAPATQQAAIEMAETIAANSPLAVQGAKAVMRAGRNRSVEEALDYVALWNAAFLHSNDLGEALLAFSEKRPPRFEGR from the coding sequence GTGCCGGATACAACTGTCCTCACGGTCGAGAGGCGAGGGCCCGTCGCCGTCGTCTGGCTCGATCGACCGGAGGCCCGGAACGCCATGGCACACGAGCTGTGGGACGAGCTGCCGGTCGTCGCGGCGGCGCTCGGATCGGACGAGCAAGTGCGGGCCGTCGTGATCGCCGCCAAAGGCGAGGCGTTCACCGTCGGGCTCGACCTGAAGGCATTCGCGCCCGACCTGGCGCCCGGCGACCAGAGCGTCGTCGCCAGGCGCCGGACCCTGCACCTCGTGAAGGCGATGCAGCACACGTTCTCCAGCATCGCCGACCTCCCCCAACCCGTCATCGCCGCCGTCCATGGGTTCTGTCTCGGGGCCGGGATCGACCTGATCACGGCGTGTGACATCCGCCTCGCCGCCCAGGACGCGGTGTTCTCTGTCAGAGAGACCAGGATCGGGATGGTCGCCGACGTCGGGACGCTGCAGCGCCTTCCGCTGATCGTGGAGCCGGGACGGGTCGCAGAGCTCGTCTACACCGGCAGGGACTTCACCGCCGCCGAAGCACTGGCGATCGGCCTCGTCGGCGTGGTTCACGATGACGCGCCGGCCACCCAGCAGGCGGCCATCGAGATGGCGGAGACCATCGCCGCCAACTCGCCGCTCGCCGTCCAAGGCGCCAAGGCCGTGATGAGGGCCGGGCGGAACCGCTCCGTCGAGGAAGCCCTCGACTACGTGGCACTGTGGAACGCCGCATTCCTCCACTCGAACGACCTCGGCGAGGCGTTGCTGGCGTTTTCCGAGAAGCGCCCGCCGCGCTTCGAGGGCCGATAG
- a CDS encoding cupin domain-containing protein yields MADESATKVSIHEFEFAPGLKRDEGWIDMKVQFLISAMNAGAEKIVFGRTVFAPGSRHEWHRHANAEEIQYLESGHGTVLDGDEEISVVAGDVVFTPRNRWHGFRNTSDADDAVVIWCWAGAASRDEAGYEARSDGH; encoded by the coding sequence GTGGCCGACGAGTCCGCAACGAAGGTGAGCATCCACGAATTCGAGTTCGCGCCCGGGCTGAAGCGCGACGAGGGCTGGATCGACATGAAGGTCCAGTTCCTCATCTCGGCGATGAACGCAGGAGCCGAGAAGATCGTGTTCGGGCGGACGGTCTTCGCCCCAGGCTCACGACACGAGTGGCATCGTCACGCCAATGCCGAGGAGATCCAATACCTCGAGTCCGGCCACGGCACCGTCCTCGACGGTGACGAGGAGATCTCCGTCGTGGCGGGTGACGTCGTATTCACTCCCCGCAATCGCTGGCACGGCTTCCGCAACACCTCCGACGCCGACGACGCAGTCGTCATCTGGTGTTGGGCGGGGGCCGCATCGCGCGACGAGGCCGGCTATGAGGCACGAAGCGACGGCCACTGA
- the lnt gene encoding apolipoprotein N-acyltransferase: MAPLVAALVSALLMWASFPPLGFGLLAFVAPAPLLWGLRRLDSGMAAAAVGFVWGAAFFGATLNWIFVLGAVAWFPLTIWLGITSAILSVAIWAFRSWTAARWWLVAVGAWGLWEIARASFPLGGFPWGAIGYAAAGNPGAIGAVQWIGPFGWMALAVAVSAGLVLAIEDRANWRFLVDPVVVVTVVALAGWLFPPEAGGGGLRTAIVQGNSPCPGTRCDNENQRIFESHLALTSELPTGGVDFVVWPENSTGPPFDPTVNDDVRALIAEQAMRLRAYILVSGTRSVGDTEFENVNIMFDPAGNVVDEYLKRHPVPFGEYVPLRGLLDFIPQLDRVPRDMIRGDGPVTFRAEQGTIGSVISYEGAYAGLIRSEARAGAELMVVATNEASFGRGAASDQLIAMTRVNAAAVGQYLVHAAITGRSAFITPAGVILDDTDLFTTSVIVERMAFRDGAATIYTRYGDWALLVAAVAAIAAVTAPGEGRPKGRRARRA; this comes from the coding sequence ATGGCCCCACTCGTCGCCGCACTCGTGAGCGCGCTCTTGATGTGGGCTTCCTTCCCTCCCCTCGGCTTCGGGCTCCTCGCTTTCGTCGCCCCCGCCCCTCTGTTGTGGGGTCTTCGGCGACTCGACTCCGGCATGGCTGCGGCCGCCGTCGGGTTCGTTTGGGGTGCAGCCTTCTTCGGGGCGACGCTCAACTGGATCTTCGTGCTCGGCGCCGTCGCCTGGTTCCCTCTCACGATCTGGCTGGGGATCACCTCTGCGATCCTGTCGGTGGCGATCTGGGCCTTTCGGTCGTGGACCGCGGCGCGCTGGTGGCTCGTCGCCGTCGGCGCATGGGGGCTCTGGGAGATCGCCAGGGCCTCCTTCCCGCTCGGCGGGTTCCCGTGGGGGGCGATCGGCTATGCCGCGGCAGGGAACCCCGGAGCGATAGGGGCCGTGCAATGGATCGGGCCGTTCGGCTGGATGGCGCTGGCCGTCGCCGTGTCGGCGGGGCTCGTGCTGGCGATCGAGGACAGGGCCAACTGGCGCTTCCTGGTCGATCCCGTCGTCGTCGTCACGGTCGTCGCCCTGGCAGGGTGGCTGTTTCCGCCAGAGGCCGGCGGCGGAGGGCTGCGCACGGCAATAGTCCAGGGGAACTCCCCGTGTCCCGGCACACGGTGTGACAACGAGAATCAGCGCATATTCGAGTCCCATCTGGCGCTCACGTCCGAGCTCCCGACGGGTGGGGTCGATTTCGTGGTGTGGCCCGAGAACTCGACAGGGCCGCCGTTCGACCCGACGGTCAACGACGACGTGCGAGCGCTGATCGCGGAGCAAGCGATGCGGCTCAGGGCGTACATCCTCGTGAGTGGGACGAGATCGGTCGGGGACACCGAGTTCGAGAACGTCAACATCATGTTCGATCCGGCAGGCAACGTCGTCGACGAGTACCTGAAGCGGCATCCCGTGCCGTTCGGCGAGTACGTGCCGCTGCGAGGGCTGCTCGACTTCATCCCGCAGCTCGACCGCGTTCCCCGCGACATGATCAGGGGCGACGGTCCGGTCACCTTCCGGGCCGAGCAGGGCACGATCGGCTCGGTCATCTCATACGAGGGCGCCTACGCCGGTCTCATCCGGTCGGAGGCGCGCGCCGGGGCCGAGCTGATGGTGGTGGCGACGAACGAAGCCAGCTTCGGCCGTGGGGCCGCCTCCGATCAACTCATCGCGATGACGAGGGTGAATGCAGCCGCCGTCGGCCAGTACCTCGTGCACGCCGCGATCACCGGCCGGTCTGCGTTCATCACCCCAGCAGGTGTGATCCTCGACGACACGGACCTGTTCACGACGAGTGTCATCGTCGAGCGCATGGCGTTTCGCGACGGAGCGGCGACGATCTACACCAGGTACGGCGATTGGGCCCTGCTGGTCGCCGCCGTCGCCGCCATCGCCGCAGTGACGGCACCGGGCGAGGGACGCCCCAAGGGGAGGCGGGCGCGCCGCGCCTGA
- a CDS encoding molybdenum cofactor guanylyltransferase — MIGAILAGGDSSRMGRDKALVTLGGRPLIAHVAAALGAAGLEVIVVGRASSPLHVAHVPDAPAARGPAAGLMGALEYAAGRDVVLIGVDQPFAAPGSIERVAAVATEGAALPVDGGWPQVTFALYRAGCAGPLGELLAADPEASLRDLLRAVPVVLVEPSTWTGWGEDGSSWWSIDTPEDLAEAARLL; from the coding sequence ATGATCGGAGCCATCCTGGCGGGCGGCGACTCCAGCCGGATGGGCAGAGACAAGGCGCTCGTGACGCTGGGCGGCCGGCCGCTCATCGCACACGTCGCGGCCGCCCTCGGAGCCGCCGGCCTCGAGGTGATCGTCGTCGGCAGGGCTTCGTCGCCCCTGCATGTGGCGCACGTCCCAGACGCCCCCGCCGCTCGGGGCCCGGCCGCCGGGCTGATGGGTGCCCTCGAGTACGCCGCCGGGCGCGACGTGGTGCTCATCGGGGTCGACCAACCGTTCGCGGCCCCTGGCTCGATCGAGCGAGTCGCGGCTGTCGCAACCGAAGGCGCCGCCCTGCCTGTCGACGGAGGCTGGCCGCAGGTCACGTTCGCCCTCTATCGGGCGGGCTGCGCCGGCCCGCTCGGCGAGCTGCTCGCAGCCGATCCCGAGGCGTCATTGCGAGATCTCCTCCGCGCAGTTCCCGTCGTGCTCGTCGAGCCGTCGACGTGGACGGGTTGGGGCGAGGACGGCTCGTCGTGGTGGAGCATCGACACCCCGGAGGACCTCGCCGAGGCCGCCCGCCTCCTCTGA
- a CDS encoding TIGR03560 family F420-dependent LLM class oxidoreductase has translation MRVDLMIEGQEGVTWSEWTAIAGAAEAGTFGALFRSDHHVSLTDPGRRGSLDAWATVSALAAVTETIRLGTNVSPVLFRHPAELARLVATADHISGGRIELGMGAGWFAAEHESFGFGFPDAAERFDILEEQLEIVHRLLSEEEPVSFSGAHYALNDAVLLPRPVQRPRPPLLLGGVAGRRAARLAARWADEYNLYGVTPGEARRRVDALRAACTDAGRDPGSLVVSLVIPVFLGDDAGRAAIARFLEQQPRGSDPDAYLADHGERSLIGTPGHVLARMGEYAAAGVGRIRLQHFSHTDIDAVVMMGEQIVPGAAEL, from the coding sequence ATGCGCGTCGACCTGATGATCGAGGGCCAGGAAGGCGTCACGTGGTCCGAGTGGACCGCCATCGCCGGGGCAGCCGAAGCCGGGACCTTCGGTGCGCTCTTCCGATCCGACCATCACGTGTCTCTCACCGATCCCGGCCGGCGCGGTTCGCTGGACGCATGGGCCACCGTCTCCGCGCTGGCGGCGGTGACGGAGACCATCCGCCTCGGTACGAACGTCTCGCCGGTCCTCTTCCGTCATCCCGCCGAGCTCGCTCGCCTCGTCGCCACTGCCGATCACATCTCCGGCGGGCGGATCGAGCTCGGTATGGGGGCCGGCTGGTTCGCAGCCGAGCACGAGTCGTTCGGCTTCGGCTTTCCGGACGCGGCGGAGCGCTTCGACATCCTCGAGGAACAGCTCGAGATCGTCCACAGGCTCCTGTCCGAGGAGGAGCCTGTCAGCTTCTCCGGCGCCCACTACGCGCTCAACGACGCAGTTCTGCTTCCCAGGCCCGTCCAGCGACCCCGGCCTCCTCTCCTGCTCGGCGGAGTCGCCGGGCGGCGTGCCGCCCGCCTGGCGGCGAGGTGGGCGGACGAGTACAACCTCTACGGCGTGACTCCCGGTGAGGCTCGACGCCGCGTCGATGCCCTGAGAGCCGCCTGCACCGACGCAGGGCGAGACCCCGGCTCACTCGTCGTATCGCTCGTCATTCCGGTCTTCCTCGGTGACGACGCCGGCCGGGCGGCCATCGCCCGGTTTCTCGAGCAACAGCCGAGGGGATCCGATCCCGACGCCTATCTGGCCGACCATGGAGAGCGCTCGCTCATCGGGACGCCCGGACACGTACTGGCGCGCATGGGTGAGTATGCGGCTGCCGGCGTTGGGCGTATCAGGCTGCAGCACTTCTCGCACACCGACATCGACGCCGTCGTGATGATGGGCGAGCAGATCGTCCCAGGAGCCGCGGAGCTGTGA